A section of the Cuniculiplasma divulgatum genome encodes:
- a CDS encoding TrmB family transcriptional regulator → MDNAEQFEQDLMRFGLSKYESKVLIALLVHGPQTASGVVKLSGIPQPRIYDVFSSLSRKGFVESTSGRKKLYRAIPVQSSLGKYVNDMDKFVKRLDVEIESIKSIKPVKAYYIWTIEGPQNIDARIESMVHQARSEIILSVDRRKLRNNLQAIRNASDHGITVALVVFDDVDQETINLIPSDVIVNRRAGRAAEIVMVDRALGLVDLGIADDPEDYAIYFDDNKMLHLLSYYFYLMVWQNNRDTLRIPKLSHYTLNNIWLTCEIIDSFIKDNISLSGEVDGIMNGTAIHLIGKVTGTKVLPGVQQTFFLECADRTYSVGGKTAVIEDVRMSKITLKMQYGK, encoded by the coding sequence ATGGATAATGCAGAGCAGTTTGAACAGGACCTTATGAGGTTTGGACTAAGCAAATATGAAAGCAAGGTCCTTATTGCTTTGCTAGTCCACGGTCCTCAGACGGCGTCAGGGGTTGTTAAATTGTCTGGAATTCCTCAGCCCAGGATTTATGACGTTTTTTCGTCGCTTTCAAGAAAAGGATTTGTAGAATCAACATCAGGCAGGAAAAAGCTGTACAGGGCTATTCCCGTACAGTCTTCCCTTGGGAAATATGTAAATGACATGGATAAATTTGTGAAGAGACTTGATGTAGAAATAGAGAGTATTAAAAGCATCAAACCAGTTAAGGCGTATTATATATGGACAATTGAGGGTCCACAAAATATAGACGCTAGAATAGAATCGATGGTTCATCAGGCCAGAAGCGAAATAATACTATCGGTAGATCGACGAAAACTTAGAAATAACCTCCAGGCCATCCGAAATGCATCTGATCATGGGATTACGGTGGCACTCGTTGTGTTTGATGATGTTGATCAGGAAACGATCAACCTGATTCCGAGTGACGTGATTGTTAACCGGAGAGCAGGACGTGCTGCAGAAATAGTAATGGTGGATCGGGCCCTTGGCCTTGTTGATCTGGGCATTGCTGACGACCCGGAAGATTATGCCATATATTTTGATGATAATAAGATGCTTCATCTTCTCAGTTATTATTTTTATTTGATGGTATGGCAGAACAACCGGGACACACTTAGAATTCCAAAGTTAAGTCATTACACCCTGAACAATATCTGGCTTACCTGCGAGATCATAGATTCTTTCATCAAGGACAATATATCTTTGTCAGGCGAAGTAGATGGAATTATGAACGGAACAGCAATTCATCTGATTGGGAAAGTGACTGGAACTAAGGTTCTACCAGGAGTCCAACAGACTTTTTTCCTCGAATGCGCTGATCGCACATACTCTGTAGGTGGCAAAACAGCGGTAATAGAGGATGTCAGAATGTCTAAGATCACGCTGAAAATGCAGTATGGAAAATGA
- the bgaS gene encoding beta-galactosidase BgaS, with protein sequence MLPNGFKLGFSESGFQFEMGLSDPDTNSDWYAWCHDRRNMDLGYVSRDLPENGVAYWDKFQEDHDLASSIGMNAARLGIEWSRIFPKPTYDVKLNAEFSKGRMISAEIEDNELEKLDKIANSAALNHYRRIFEDWKNRNKFLVINLYHWSIPIWLNDPSRIPYDQKERALGGSFDREVTLEYLKYAAYIAWKFDDLADMWSTMNEPNMVFQYCSTDRSRKATDQRKRDFAEAHARAYDLIKRISKKPVGVIYANGDLQPLSPSDEEAVKLARYNIRFSFFDYIIRGDGQWLSTKDGGESGVPDIMDDMVGKTDWIGVNYYSRDMVRSNGAGWEIVPGYGHATGQQPLSLDGRSVSETGWEIYPEGIYNVVMEYQKRYSVQMMVTENGMADATDKFRPRYLVSHISQLERAIEDGANLKGYFHWALTDNFEWASGFSKKFGLFGVDLRTKQRQLRPSALIFSRLSENNGVPDNLRWMTEEKI encoded by the coding sequence ATGTTACCCAATGGTTTTAAATTAGGTTTTTCTGAAAGCGGTTTTCAATTTGAAATGGGCTTATCAGATCCGGATACAAATTCAGACTGGTATGCGTGGTGTCATGATAGGAGGAATATGGATCTTGGCTATGTATCCCGAGATTTACCGGAAAATGGGGTTGCATACTGGGACAAGTTTCAAGAAGATCATGACTTGGCTTCATCCATTGGGATGAATGCGGCCAGGCTGGGCATCGAGTGGTCAAGAATTTTTCCAAAGCCAACCTATGATGTGAAGCTGAATGCAGAATTCAGCAAGGGAAGGATGATATCTGCTGAAATAGAAGATAATGAGCTGGAAAAACTTGACAAAATAGCGAATTCAGCCGCTTTAAACCATTACAGGAGGATATTTGAGGACTGGAAGAACCGTAATAAATTTCTCGTCATAAACCTGTATCACTGGTCGATCCCCATTTGGTTGAACGATCCTTCTCGCATACCATATGATCAGAAAGAGAGGGCACTTGGGGGATCATTTGACAGAGAAGTAACACTGGAATATCTGAAGTATGCAGCGTATATAGCATGGAAGTTCGATGATCTGGCCGATATGTGGTCAACAATGAATGAACCAAACATGGTATTCCAATACTGTTCCACGGACCGAAGTAGGAAAGCAACCGATCAGCGAAAGAGAGACTTTGCAGAGGCACACGCTAGGGCATATGACCTTATAAAGAGAATATCAAAGAAACCTGTTGGAGTTATTTACGCCAATGGGGACCTTCAGCCTCTCTCTCCGTCGGATGAGGAGGCAGTTAAGCTGGCAAGATACAATATACGCTTCTCATTTTTTGATTACATCATCAGGGGAGATGGTCAGTGGCTCTCTACCAAGGATGGTGGTGAATCCGGTGTTCCTGATATCATGGACGACATGGTTGGAAAGACGGACTGGATAGGTGTAAATTACTACAGTAGAGATATGGTCAGGAGTAATGGCGCCGGATGGGAGATAGTTCCCGGATACGGCCACGCTACAGGTCAGCAGCCTCTTTCCCTTGACGGTAGATCCGTAAGTGAGACCGGTTGGGAAATATATCCTGAAGGAATTTACAATGTTGTTATGGAATATCAGAAAAGATATTCAGTTCAAATGATGGTGACTGAGAATGGCATGGCTGATGCTACGGACAAATTCCGCCCGAGATACCTGGTTTCACACATCAGCCAGCTAGAAAGAGCCATTGAGGACGGGGCGAACCTTAAGGGATATTTTCACTGGGCACTGACGGATAATTTTGAATGGGCCAGTGGTTTCTCGAAGAAATTTGGCCTTTTCGGCGTTGATCTGAGGACAAAACAGAGACAGCTCAGGCCAAGCGCACTTATATTCTCAAGATTGTCAGAAAACAATGGGGTTCCTGATAATCTTCGCTGGATGACTGAAGAGAAGATATAG
- a CDS encoding ABC transporter ATP-binding protein, which produces MSIISTEKITKVFVKRTGYLSRENVVALDRVTVELNSKEIVGIVGASGSGKSTLAKTLVLMHKPDSGKVLYNGKPIDFKKSREISAYRKKVQMVFQDPYASLDPNHDVEWHIKRPLLLHRYSGNMDNRVDELLEMVTLHPAHYYRKKFPYQLSGGQRQRVYLARVLALEPEVVIADEPVSMLDMSVRIDILSLITKLRDTLGLSFFYITHDLNTVSYLTDRIYVIENGSVVEQGPTSQILANPRTDYTKSLIQAAPDPYKRIEPYGGTDTGSVVYGEQVLKVKELSAGYHTSDGFVDILSDLNFNVSRGEIFGIAGESGSGKSTVAQAVFSMLDYPGEITHGTVEVNGENIYNYSENKLRSSRGKRMSYVPQAAMNSLNPVRRIEDQFIDLFMAHNIDMEDYHRKFVDKLSLVRLNESVLRLFPYELSGGMRQRVVIAMALLLDPTLIIFDEPTTGLDVLVEYEILRDIKSIQRKLNLTIVFITHDLSILFEIADRIGVMYGGEFVEMGNVKELLASPHHPYTYLLIGSIPRIGIPKDKVMRIPGTSLDFRSPRTGCLFSDRCPFAAPECKVTHPDFVQAKDNPVHYYRCIRYPEWKKAAPMPIKS; this is translated from the coding sequence ATGTCTATAATTTCCACTGAAAAAATAACAAAAGTATTCGTGAAGAGGACGGGTTACCTGAGCAGGGAAAATGTCGTTGCTCTTGATAGGGTCACCGTAGAGCTTAATAGCAAGGAGATTGTGGGAATAGTTGGTGCCAGTGGAAGTGGTAAAAGCACACTTGCAAAAACTCTCGTATTAATGCACAAACCAGATTCAGGAAAAGTCCTTTACAATGGAAAGCCCATAGATTTCAAGAAGAGTCGGGAAATCAGTGCATACAGAAAGAAGGTGCAAATGGTTTTTCAGGATCCCTATGCATCCCTGGATCCAAACCACGACGTGGAATGGCATATAAAGAGGCCTCTTCTTCTTCACAGATACTCGGGCAACATGGACAATAGAGTTGATGAACTTCTTGAGATGGTTACTCTTCATCCGGCACATTACTACAGGAAGAAATTTCCATATCAACTGTCCGGTGGACAGAGGCAGAGAGTCTACCTTGCAAGAGTCCTTGCCCTGGAACCGGAGGTCGTCATAGCAGATGAACCTGTGTCCATGCTTGACATGTCGGTGAGGATAGATATCCTTTCTCTCATAACAAAGCTTCGGGATACACTGGGCCTTTCCTTCTTTTACATAACACATGATCTGAATACAGTAAGCTACCTGACGGATAGAATCTATGTAATAGAAAATGGTTCCGTTGTTGAACAGGGCCCCACTTCCCAGATTCTGGCAAATCCCAGAACAGATTATACTAAGAGCCTCATCCAGGCAGCCCCGGATCCGTATAAGAGAATTGAGCCATACGGTGGAACAGACACTGGATCAGTTGTGTATGGTGAACAGGTCCTGAAGGTAAAGGAACTTTCGGCGGGATACCACACAAGCGATGGATTTGTGGACATACTCAGTGATCTGAATTTCAATGTTTCCCGTGGAGAAATCTTTGGCATTGCTGGAGAGTCTGGTTCTGGCAAGAGCACCGTTGCACAGGCTGTTTTCTCAATGCTTGACTATCCAGGCGAGATTACCCATGGTACGGTTGAGGTCAACGGCGAGAACATTTACAATTATTCGGAAAACAAGTTAAGATCGTCAAGGGGAAAAAGAATGTCATATGTACCTCAAGCCGCAATGAACTCCCTTAATCCGGTGAGGAGAATTGAAGATCAGTTCATTGATCTTTTCATGGCCCACAATATAGATATGGAAGATTATCACAGGAAGTTTGTGGACAAACTTTCTCTTGTCCGCCTCAATGAATCTGTCCTCAGGCTTTTTCCCTATGAACTGAGTGGTGGGATGAGGCAGAGGGTCGTTATCGCTATGGCGCTGCTTCTTGATCCCACCCTGATAATTTTCGATGAGCCAACTACAGGTCTTGATGTACTTGTGGAATACGAGATTCTCAGGGACATCAAAAGCATTCAGCGGAAGCTTAACCTTACCATTGTTTTCATAACACACGATCTATCCATCCTTTTTGAGATTGCTGACAGGATTGGCGTAATGTATGGTGGAGAATTTGTCGAGATGGGGAATGTAAAAGAGCTGCTAGCTAGCCCACACCATCCATATACCTATTTGCTCATAGGTAGTATTCCCAGGATCGGCATACCGAAGGATAAAGTGATGAGGATACCAGGAACATCACTTGACTTCAGGTCTCCTAGAACAGGTTGCCTCTTTTCTGACAGGTGCCCATTTGCTGCCCCGGAGTGTAAGGTTACGCATCCTGATTTTGTGCAAGCTAAAGATAATCCAGTGCATTATTACCGGTGTATCAGGTATCCAGAATGGAAAAAGGCTGCTCCCATGCCAATAAAAAGTTAA
- a CDS encoding ABC transporter permease yields MSMEATVGSKIKKQSLFDAISAFTHSTTIRLLLGNRKSKIGLIILIAYIFIGIFGGLLSPYSPTAYEFAANLPPSLAHPLGTTAYGQDVFSQILTGIGPTLAVGFLTGIIATGISVLAGLSAGFSSEGVSSAINAVTNVFLVIPGIVIIMLFGAFFLGDHTSLGYIAMIVILSLTGWAWGARTLRSQALSTAKNDFITSSLLIGEKRLSIIFRQIIRAMLPIIVSNFFFTAIYGVMGLTFVEYLGVGNLLEVNLGTTLYWAINNQAYITGEWWWIMPPSILISLLMFTFVLINFGVDEVSNPSLRKY; encoded by the coding sequence ATGAGTATGGAAGCCACAGTAGGTTCCAAAATTAAAAAACAGTCCCTCTTTGATGCCATAAGTGCATTCACTCACAGTACAACCATAAGACTGTTGTTGGGTAACAGGAAATCTAAAATTGGCCTGATAATACTCATCGCATACATATTCATAGGCATTTTCGGTGGACTCTTAAGTCCATACAGTCCTACTGCATATGAATTTGCGGCAAATCTCCCCCCTTCACTTGCACATCCTTTGGGTACCACAGCATACGGTCAGGACGTTTTCTCGCAGATCCTCACCGGAATTGGACCAACACTTGCCGTGGGCTTTCTTACCGGTATAATTGCAACCGGGATATCCGTACTTGCAGGACTGTCTGCGGGTTTTTCATCCGAGGGAGTGAGTTCCGCCATAAATGCTGTTACCAATGTATTCCTTGTCATACCTGGAATCGTAATCATAATGCTTTTCGGAGCCTTCTTCCTTGGAGATCACACGTCTCTTGGATATATTGCCATGATTGTGATCCTATCCCTCACAGGATGGGCTTGGGGGGCACGTACCCTGAGATCTCAAGCACTCTCCACGGCAAAGAATGATTTCATAACTTCATCTCTTCTAATAGGAGAAAAAAGATTGAGCATAATTTTCAGGCAGATAATAAGGGCCATGTTACCTATAATCGTTTCAAACTTCTTTTTCACTGCAATTTATGGCGTCATGGGCCTGACCTTTGTGGAGTATCTTGGTGTGGGTAATCTTCTTGAAGTAAACCTCGGAACGACACTATACTGGGCAATAAATAATCAGGCATACATTACCGGAGAATGGTGGTGGATAATGCCTCCCAGTATACTCATTTCTCTCCTGATGTTTACTTTTGTACTGATAAATTTTGGAGTTGACGAGGTCTCGAATCCATCGCTGAGGAAATATTGA
- a CDS encoding ABC transporter permease, with amino-acid sequence MADYPQNIESKITGGNNEMSSNVRRKPGIPYVYIIKKTITFIVVLFSALTVNFILPRLLPGNPAEVVYSTLVREGATSISPAYLHQLEVEYGISNAPILVQYFHYLVALFHGNLGVSLSYFPEPVSSILLTALPWTLYLVVTATVISFFMGNRLGRYAGLNRNARKDVIIDITTLFFQSFPAFVLGFILLLIFSVELPLFPIGEAYGRSVTPGLNFPFIVSVIYHSILPLLTIILTSLGGWVIGLRNNIIPSLNSDFIKFSRSLGFRKSQINRIAYRNALLPNLTGFAMSLGFSVTGVLLEEEIFSYPGIGLYMITAIDSLDYPLIQGIFLLVIIAVLVANFIVDILYGILDPRIRQEVG; translated from the coding sequence ATGGCAGATTATCCACAAAATATTGAAAGTAAAATAACTGGCGGGAACAACGAAATGAGTTCAAACGTGAGGCGTAAGCCAGGTATTCCCTATGTATACATAATAAAGAAGACTATCACATTTATCGTAGTCTTATTTTCTGCCCTGACAGTTAATTTTATACTTCCAAGATTGCTTCCCGGAAATCCTGCAGAAGTTGTGTACTCAACGCTCGTAAGGGAGGGTGCAACATCCATAAGTCCCGCTTATCTGCACCAGCTTGAGGTCGAGTACGGAATATCCAATGCTCCCATACTGGTTCAGTACTTCCATTATCTCGTGGCTCTCTTCCACGGAAATCTTGGCGTGTCCCTCTCATATTTCCCTGAACCGGTTTCATCAATTTTGCTAACTGCACTTCCGTGGACTCTCTATCTTGTTGTTACTGCAACGGTTATATCGTTCTTTATGGGGAACAGACTTGGAAGATATGCGGGACTCAACAGGAACGCAAGGAAGGATGTGATAATAGATATAACAACACTATTCTTTCAGTCATTCCCTGCATTTGTTCTCGGTTTCATACTTCTCTTGATATTCTCTGTTGAGCTGCCCCTCTTCCCAATTGGAGAAGCCTACGGGAGATCTGTTACCCCGGGTCTAAACTTTCCATTCATTGTGAGTGTGATATATCATTCAATACTTCCGTTGCTTACCATCATTCTTACATCACTGGGAGGTTGGGTGATTGGATTGAGGAATAATATCATCCCATCACTGAACAGCGATTTCATCAAGTTTTCCAGATCACTGGGATTCAGGAAGAGCCAGATCAACAGGATCGCTTATAGAAATGCTCTTCTGCCAAACCTTACAGGATTTGCAATGTCTCTTGGATTTTCTGTCACCGGTGTCCTTTTGGAGGAGGAGATATTCTCATACCCCGGTATAGGATTATACATGATCACAGCAATAGATTCACTGGATTACCCTTTGATACAAGGCATATTCCTTCTTGTAATTATAGCTGTTCTTGTTGCTAATTTCATTGTTGATATCCTCTACGGCATCCTAGACCCGAGGATAAGGCAGGAGGTTGGATGA
- a CDS encoding ABC transporter substrate-binding protein, with the protein MKNVHKALIAVVITAIMVMLSVSVVTTAAGSNASLLNARSSVLTSATNTTIQTSSDTLYISPGPSPAYVDDFNPFSPYNPPSGIDSLFYEPLYQINAYNGTAIPWLATNYSWSANDTVLTFHLRQNVTFSNGDPFNATDVVFTFNMEMQDINEYSYLSSVKAMGNYTVIFNFKTADVPDFFYIASNWILPESQWQGVTSPLKQVITNPIGTGPYVLSSFSPQEIILVKNTHYWQPNEPHIPKIEYIDYTSNNALVLALADGQVDWAPVFSPNITSLFVNKDPTYNHYFFPQGQTVNLLTNDLEWPFNQSFFRVALSLSINRTQISSIGEYGYEQPANAANIMQQQEFWLNSTNQNLSKSLAQYNTSEALSILESHGYYMSGGRLYAQNGTEIPTITLMTVAGYTDWDSDVSIISQNLKSIGLNVNIVTPTSTEVTQDIATGNFQMAQEVVTSAGPNPWYDYTGIGGPVPALGTAALTNEMRWNSSGTGFYRAYESFRSTSNPATQKQLINDMAGVMLKDMPVISLVYSADWYEYVNKTIGGFVTPSNNYWIPLSWDPGIMEVVALHLYVKSSPSKSTFALSADDYYIIGGVVAAVVIIGGVYGTMVSRSRKKNGGKGKEKEE; encoded by the coding sequence ATGAAGAATGTTCATAAGGCATTAATTGCCGTCGTGATTACAGCCATTATGGTTATGTTGAGTGTTTCTGTTGTTACCACTGCTGCTGGATCGAATGCATCGTTATTGAATGCTCGATCTTCTGTTCTCACTTCCGCTACAAATACAACTATTCAGACGAGCAGTGATACTTTGTACATATCGCCAGGTCCTTCTCCTGCCTATGTCGATGATTTTAATCCATTCAGTCCATATAATCCACCATCTGGTATAGATTCTCTGTTCTACGAGCCCTTGTACCAAATTAACGCCTATAATGGAACCGCAATACCATGGCTTGCGACAAATTATAGTTGGAGTGCCAATGATACCGTTCTCACATTCCACCTCAGGCAGAATGTCACATTTTCAAATGGAGATCCTTTTAACGCTACCGATGTTGTTTTCACATTCAATATGGAAATGCAAGATATCAACGAATATTCCTATCTTTCCAGTGTAAAGGCAATGGGGAATTACACTGTCATTTTTAACTTCAAGACCGCTGATGTTCCTGACTTTTTCTATATTGCCTCGAACTGGATCCTTCCTGAGAGTCAGTGGCAGGGAGTAACCAGTCCTCTGAAGCAGGTCATAACGAACCCTATCGGAACCGGTCCATATGTATTGAGCAGCTTCAGTCCACAGGAAATTATACTTGTGAAGAACACCCATTACTGGCAGCCAAATGAACCACATATACCAAAAATTGAATACATTGATTACACAAGTAACAATGCTCTCGTTCTTGCTCTTGCTGATGGTCAGGTTGACTGGGCACCTGTTTTCTCCCCAAACATAACATCTCTGTTTGTGAACAAGGATCCGACATACAACCACTACTTCTTCCCACAGGGTCAGACAGTTAACCTGCTTACAAATGATCTTGAATGGCCATTCAACCAGTCATTTTTTAGGGTTGCTTTAAGCCTGTCAATAAACAGGACCCAGATTTCCAGCATTGGAGAATACGGATATGAGCAGCCTGCAAATGCTGCAAATATAATGCAGCAGCAGGAATTCTGGCTTAACAGCACAAATCAGAATCTTTCAAAAAGTTTGGCTCAGTACAACACAAGCGAGGCGCTTTCAATACTGGAAAGCCACGGGTATTATATGAGTGGTGGTCGACTCTACGCCCAGAATGGCACGGAGATTCCCACCATTACGCTCATGACTGTTGCCGGTTATACAGATTGGGATTCCGACGTGTCCATAATATCACAAAACCTCAAGAGCATAGGTCTGAATGTTAATATAGTTACGCCTACCAGTACTGAGGTTACTCAGGATATCGCCACTGGGAATTTCCAGATGGCACAGGAAGTCGTGACCAGCGCAGGCCCCAACCCCTGGTATGACTATACTGGAATTGGTGGTCCTGTTCCAGCGCTTGGAACAGCGGCGCTAACCAACGAGATGAGATGGAACAGTTCTGGCACAGGTTTCTATAGAGCATACGAGTCGTTCAGGAGTACAAGTAACCCGGCAACTCAGAAACAGCTGATAAACGACATGGCAGGAGTGATGCTGAAAGATATGCCAGTCATATCGCTGGTCTATTCTGCCGACTGGTATGAATATGTCAACAAAACCATAGGTGGTTTTGTTACCCCAAGCAATAATTACTGGATACCTCTTTCGTGGGACCCTGGGATAATGGAAGTTGTTGCACTGCATCTCTATGTAAAATCGTCGCCGTCAAAATCCACATTTGCATTGTCTGCCGATGACTACTATATAATCGGTGGCGTAGTGGCTGCTGTGGTTATAATAGGCGGGGTCTACGGAACAATGGTATCAAGGTCAAGAAAGAAGAACGGAGGGAAAGGCAAAGAAAAAGAGGAATAG
- a CDS encoding MFS transporter yields MYKEIIQDRDITKYIVSYNSFNFANGLAGSFLNILFFSAGNLATVIEYQLAYQISQLLSFILSGIMANYIQTKFIYSLSSPLRAVSLIGSVLIGGIFMNQFFFGLIYGISSGLFWAGNAIISMEVSRGKDRLAFLSFNSTVAYISSLVSPIIGGVALEITPFTGTMRYVAVFAATAALLVYSGASGLLLNVTEREHPKIKFLDSIRANKLIKWQYKSYFYFSSFYGLALSIILPVYIFKITGSYTMVGILVASMAASSALGNIFTPRMLNRNSNSLLPYLYSIFIILVSTVFIGNLNMPIAVLFLAGDVALLLTAPMNNRSMSNFMNSVDLLTTSFPYWINREYYLLAGRYTVLITLLMVFVISGFTHSLYVLTIMSLTVLPTIPAINATSQL; encoded by the coding sequence ATGTACAAGGAAATAATTCAAGATAGAGACATAACCAAATACATCGTATCCTACAATTCATTCAATTTTGCCAACGGTCTTGCAGGGAGCTTCCTCAACATTCTCTTTTTCAGTGCCGGAAATTTAGCTACTGTCATTGAATACCAGCTAGCCTATCAGATTTCACAACTCCTTTCCTTCATCCTGTCAGGTATTATGGCCAACTACATACAGACTAAATTCATATATTCGCTAAGTTCACCATTAAGGGCTGTTTCACTCATAGGCTCGGTTCTTATTGGGGGTATCTTCATGAATCAGTTCTTCTTTGGACTGATCTATGGGATTTCAAGTGGACTGTTCTGGGCCGGAAATGCCATCATATCCATGGAAGTAAGCAGAGGTAAGGATAGACTGGCTTTTCTATCCTTCAATTCGACTGTGGCATATATCTCTTCACTGGTATCGCCAATAATTGGAGGCGTTGCGCTGGAAATTACCCCATTCACGGGTACAATGCGGTATGTTGCTGTGTTCGCCGCAACTGCCGCGTTACTGGTATATTCCGGAGCCAGTGGACTTTTGCTCAATGTAACCGAAAGGGAACATCCAAAAATAAAATTCCTGGATTCCATCAGAGCGAATAAACTGATAAAATGGCAATACAAAAGCTATTTTTACTTTTCATCCTTCTACGGGCTTGCCCTTTCCATAATACTCCCAGTATACATTTTTAAGATAACTGGTAGCTATACCATGGTGGGGATATTGGTGGCATCGATGGCGGCATCAAGTGCCCTGGGAAACATCTTTACGCCGCGTATGCTGAACCGCAATTCAAACAGTCTGCTCCCATACTTGTATTCCATATTCATTATACTCGTATCCACAGTCTTTATTGGCAATCTCAATATGCCCATTGCTGTATTATTTTTGGCAGGAGATGTGGCACTCCTCTTAACTGCGCCTATGAACAACAGATCAATGTCCAATTTCATGAATTCGGTTGATCTGTTAACTACATCATTTCCATACTGGATAAACCGTGAATATTACCTGCTGGCCGGGAGATACACTGTATTGATAACTCTACTTATGGTCTTTGTTATATCAGGTTTCACCCATTCCCTCTACGTATTGACCATAATGTCTCTGACAGTTCTGCCAACGATTCCAGCTATCAATGCCACTTCGCAGCTTTGA
- a CDS encoding tetratricopeptide repeat protein, with amino-acid sequence MDEAKNIYEELLELNPDDNQGVRYSLLLIYMIEGSANKAEELLNTYDEDGADWDYNRSLLLFRKSGVTIESKTALRKAFSSNIYVPAMPAGAVDIPGTSNYITPGQPDEAGSYARSCGALWLDNEEAIKWMIEEFEQYLTHRGKVG; translated from the coding sequence ATGGATGAGGCGAAGAACATCTATGAAGAACTGCTGGAACTGAATCCAGATGACAACCAGGGCGTGAGATATTCGTTACTGCTCATATATATGATTGAGGGCAGTGCGAATAAGGCTGAGGAATTGCTGAACACCTATGATGAGGATGGTGCGGACTGGGACTATAATCGATCACTGCTGTTATTCAGGAAATCAGGTGTCACAATTGAATCAAAGACCGCCTTGAGGAAGGCGTTTTCTTCAAATATATATGTTCCCGCCATGCCGGCTGGAGCCGTTGACATTCCCGGCACGTCTAACTACATAACGCCAGGGCAGCCTGATGAAGCAGGTTCCTATGCGAGGTCATGCGGGGCACTGTGGCTGGACAATGAGGAAGCTATTAAATGGATGATTGAGGAATTTGAACAGTATTTAACTCATAGGGGAAAGGTCGGCTGA